A single genomic interval of Tursiops truncatus isolate mTurTru1 chromosome 1, mTurTru1.mat.Y, whole genome shotgun sequence harbors:
- the RNPC3 gene encoding RNA-binding region-containing protein 3 isoform X2, which translates to MAASEQPLPLSRGCQSSASLSPPRGDRTLLVRHLPAELTAEEKEDLLKYFGAQSVRILSDKGRLKHTAFATFPNEKAAIKALTRLHQLKLLGHTLVVEFAKEQDQVHSPCPSSSTEKKKRSDDTVEDDKEKKELDCLTIENGIAPNHGLTFPLNSCLKYMYPPPSSTILANIVNALASVPKFYVQVLHLMNKMNLPTPFGPITARPPMYEDYMPLHAPLPPASPQPPEEPPLPDEDEELSSKESEYESSDDEDRQRMTKLMELANLQPKRPKTIKQHHVRKKRKIKDMLNIPSSASHGLHPVLLPSDVFDQPQPVGNKKIEFHISTDMSAAFKKDLEKEQNCEEQNFDLPASEVDASNIGFGKIFPKPNLSIAEEIKEDSDEMPSECISRRELEKGRISREEMETLSVFRSYEPGEPNCRIYVKNLAKQVQEKDLKFIFGRYVDFSSETQRIMFDIRLMKEGRMKGQAFIGLPNEKAAAKALKEANGYILFGKPMVVQFARSARPKQDSKEGKRKC; encoded by the exons ATGGCGGCTTCGGAACAGCCGCTGCCGTTGTCGAGAGGATGTCAGAGCTCTGCTTCGCTTTCTCCGCCGCGGGGCGACCGAACCCTTTTAGTGAGGCACCTGCCAGCCGAGCTGACTGCTGAGGAGAAAGAGGACTTACTGAAGTATTTCGGGGCGCAGTCCGTGCGCATCCTGTCCGATAAGGGGCGACTG AAACATACAGCTTTTGCTACTTTCCCTAATGAAAAAGCAGCTATAAAG GCATTGACAAGACTTCATCAACTGAAGCTTTTAGGTCATACTTTAGTTGTTGAATTTGCAAAAGAGCAAGATCAGGTTCATTCACCATGTCCTTCTTCAagcactgaaaaaaagaaaag GTCTGATGATACTGTGGAAgatgataaagaaaagaaagaacttgaTTGTTTAACCATAGAAAATGGAATTGCACCAAACCATGG gcTGACTTTTCCTCTAAATTCATGCCTCAAGTATATGTACCCACCACCTTCAAGCACAATTCTAGCAAACATAGTAAATGCTTTGGCAAGTGTGCCTAAGTTCTACGTACAG GTGCTTCATCttatgaataaaatgaatttgcCCACACCTTTTGGACCAATTACTGCAAGGCCTCCCATG TATGAGGACTATATGCCACTACATGCTCCTCTTCCACCTGCATCTCCTCAGCCACCGGAGGAACCTCCTTTGCCAGATGAGGATGAGGAGTTATCTAGTAAAGAATCAGAATATGAAAGCAGTGATGATGAAGACCGTCAAAG AATGACCAAACTAATGGAACTAGCAAATCTTCAGCCCAAAAGACCAAAAACAATAAAGCAGCACCAcgtgagaaaaaagagaaaaataaaggatatgTTGAATATACCATCATCTGCTTCACACGG TTTACATCCAGTGTTGTTACCTTCGGATGTATTTGACCAACCACAACCTGTAGGTAATAAAAAAATCGAATTCCATATATCTACCGACATGTCAGCTGCATTTAAGAAagatttagaaaaagaacaaaattgtgaAGAACAAAATTTTG ACTTACCTGCTTCTGAAGTTGATGCATCCAATATAGGATTTGGAAAAATCTTCCCAAAACCAAATTTGAGCATCGCAGAGGAGATTAAAGAAGACTCTGATGAAATGCCATCAGAATGTATTTCTAGAAGGGAGTTGGAAAAGGGCAGAATTTCTAGAGAAG aAATGGAAACACTTTCAGTTTTTAGAAGTTATGAACCTGGTGAACCAAACTGTAGAATTTATGTAAAGAATTTAGCTAAACAAGTTCAAGAAAAG gaccttaaatttatttttggaagatACGTTGACTTTTCGTCAGAAACACAACGCATAAT GTTTGATATACGCTTGATGAAAGAAGGTCGCATGAAAGGACAAGCTTTCATTGGACTTCCAAATGAAAAAGCAGCAGCAAAAGCATTAAAGGAAGCTAATGGATACATTCTTTTTGGAAAACCTATGGTGGTT cagTTTGCTCGATCTGCTAGACCAAAACAAGAttctaaagaaggaaaaagaaagtgttaA
- the RNPC3 gene encoding RNA-binding region-containing protein 3 isoform X3 yields the protein MAASEQPLPLSRGCQSSASLSPPRGDRTLLVRHLPAELTAEEKEDLLKYFGAQSVRILSDKGRLKHTAFATFPNEKAAIKALTRLHQLKLLGHTLVVEFAKEQDQVHSPCPSSSTEKKKRSDDTVEDDKEKKELDCLTIENGIAPNHGLTFPLNSCLKYMYPPPSSTILANIVNALASVPKFYVQVLHLMNKMNLPTPFGPITARPPMYEDYMPLHAPLPPASPQPPEEPPLPDEDEELSSKESEYESSDDEDRQRMTKLMELANLQPKRPKTIKQHHVRKKRKIKDMLNIPSSASHGSLHPVLLPSDVFDQPQPVGNKKIEFHISTDMSAAFKKDLEKEQNCEEQNFDLPASEVDASNIGFGKIFPKPNLSIAEEIKEDSDEMPSECISRRELEKGRISREEMETLSVFRSYEPGEPNCRIYVKNLAKQVQEKV from the exons ATGGCGGCTTCGGAACAGCCGCTGCCGTTGTCGAGAGGATGTCAGAGCTCTGCTTCGCTTTCTCCGCCGCGGGGCGACCGAACCCTTTTAGTGAGGCACCTGCCAGCCGAGCTGACTGCTGAGGAGAAAGAGGACTTACTGAAGTATTTCGGGGCGCAGTCCGTGCGCATCCTGTCCGATAAGGGGCGACTG AAACATACAGCTTTTGCTACTTTCCCTAATGAAAAAGCAGCTATAAAG GCATTGACAAGACTTCATCAACTGAAGCTTTTAGGTCATACTTTAGTTGTTGAATTTGCAAAAGAGCAAGATCAGGTTCATTCACCATGTCCTTCTTCAagcactgaaaaaaagaaaag GTCTGATGATACTGTGGAAgatgataaagaaaagaaagaacttgaTTGTTTAACCATAGAAAATGGAATTGCACCAAACCATGG gcTGACTTTTCCTCTAAATTCATGCCTCAAGTATATGTACCCACCACCTTCAAGCACAATTCTAGCAAACATAGTAAATGCTTTGGCAAGTGTGCCTAAGTTCTACGTACAG GTGCTTCATCttatgaataaaatgaatttgcCCACACCTTTTGGACCAATTACTGCAAGGCCTCCCATG TATGAGGACTATATGCCACTACATGCTCCTCTTCCACCTGCATCTCCTCAGCCACCGGAGGAACCTCCTTTGCCAGATGAGGATGAGGAGTTATCTAGTAAAGAATCAGAATATGAAAGCAGTGATGATGAAGACCGTCAAAG AATGACCAAACTAATGGAACTAGCAAATCTTCAGCCCAAAAGACCAAAAACAATAAAGCAGCACCAcgtgagaaaaaagagaaaaataaaggatatgTTGAATATACCATCATCTGCTTCACACGG CAGTTTACATCCAGTGTTGTTACCTTCGGATGTATTTGACCAACCACAACCTGTAGGTAATAAAAAAATCGAATTCCATATATCTACCGACATGTCAGCTGCATTTAAGAAagatttagaaaaagaacaaaattgtgaAGAACAAAATTTTG ACTTACCTGCTTCTGAAGTTGATGCATCCAATATAGGATTTGGAAAAATCTTCCCAAAACCAAATTTGAGCATCGCAGAGGAGATTAAAGAAGACTCTGATGAAATGCCATCAGAATGTATTTCTAGAAGGGAGTTGGAAAAGGGCAGAATTTCTAGAGAAG aAATGGAAACACTTTCAGTTTTTAGAAGTTATGAACCTGGTGAACCAAACTGTAGAATTTATGTAAAGAATTTAGCTAAACAAGTTCAAGAAAAG GTTTGA
- the RNPC3 gene encoding RNA-binding region-containing protein 3 isoform X1, which translates to MAASEQPLPLSRGCQSSASLSPPRGDRTLLVRHLPAELTAEEKEDLLKYFGAQSVRILSDKGRLKHTAFATFPNEKAAIKALTRLHQLKLLGHTLVVEFAKEQDQVHSPCPSSSTEKKKRSDDTVEDDKEKKELDCLTIENGIAPNHGLTFPLNSCLKYMYPPPSSTILANIVNALASVPKFYVQVLHLMNKMNLPTPFGPITARPPMYEDYMPLHAPLPPASPQPPEEPPLPDEDEELSSKESEYESSDDEDRQRMTKLMELANLQPKRPKTIKQHHVRKKRKIKDMLNIPSSASHGSLHPVLLPSDVFDQPQPVGNKKIEFHISTDMSAAFKKDLEKEQNCEEQNFDLPASEVDASNIGFGKIFPKPNLSIAEEIKEDSDEMPSECISRRELEKGRISREEMETLSVFRSYEPGEPNCRIYVKNLAKQVQEKDLKFIFGRYVDFSSETQRIMFDIRLMKEGRMKGQAFIGLPNEKAAAKALKEANGYILFGKPMVVQFARSARPKQDSKEGKRKC; encoded by the exons ATGGCGGCTTCGGAACAGCCGCTGCCGTTGTCGAGAGGATGTCAGAGCTCTGCTTCGCTTTCTCCGCCGCGGGGCGACCGAACCCTTTTAGTGAGGCACCTGCCAGCCGAGCTGACTGCTGAGGAGAAAGAGGACTTACTGAAGTATTTCGGGGCGCAGTCCGTGCGCATCCTGTCCGATAAGGGGCGACTG AAACATACAGCTTTTGCTACTTTCCCTAATGAAAAAGCAGCTATAAAG GCATTGACAAGACTTCATCAACTGAAGCTTTTAGGTCATACTTTAGTTGTTGAATTTGCAAAAGAGCAAGATCAGGTTCATTCACCATGTCCTTCTTCAagcactgaaaaaaagaaaag GTCTGATGATACTGTGGAAgatgataaagaaaagaaagaacttgaTTGTTTAACCATAGAAAATGGAATTGCACCAAACCATGG gcTGACTTTTCCTCTAAATTCATGCCTCAAGTATATGTACCCACCACCTTCAAGCACAATTCTAGCAAACATAGTAAATGCTTTGGCAAGTGTGCCTAAGTTCTACGTACAG GTGCTTCATCttatgaataaaatgaatttgcCCACACCTTTTGGACCAATTACTGCAAGGCCTCCCATG TATGAGGACTATATGCCACTACATGCTCCTCTTCCACCTGCATCTCCTCAGCCACCGGAGGAACCTCCTTTGCCAGATGAGGATGAGGAGTTATCTAGTAAAGAATCAGAATATGAAAGCAGTGATGATGAAGACCGTCAAAG AATGACCAAACTAATGGAACTAGCAAATCTTCAGCCCAAAAGACCAAAAACAATAAAGCAGCACCAcgtgagaaaaaagagaaaaataaaggatatgTTGAATATACCATCATCTGCTTCACACGG CAGTTTACATCCAGTGTTGTTACCTTCGGATGTATTTGACCAACCACAACCTGTAGGTAATAAAAAAATCGAATTCCATATATCTACCGACATGTCAGCTGCATTTAAGAAagatttagaaaaagaacaaaattgtgaAGAACAAAATTTTG ACTTACCTGCTTCTGAAGTTGATGCATCCAATATAGGATTTGGAAAAATCTTCCCAAAACCAAATTTGAGCATCGCAGAGGAGATTAAAGAAGACTCTGATGAAATGCCATCAGAATGTATTTCTAGAAGGGAGTTGGAAAAGGGCAGAATTTCTAGAGAAG aAATGGAAACACTTTCAGTTTTTAGAAGTTATGAACCTGGTGAACCAAACTGTAGAATTTATGTAAAGAATTTAGCTAAACAAGTTCAAGAAAAG gaccttaaatttatttttggaagatACGTTGACTTTTCGTCAGAAACACAACGCATAAT GTTTGATATACGCTTGATGAAAGAAGGTCGCATGAAAGGACAAGCTTTCATTGGACTTCCAAATGAAAAAGCAGCAGCAAAAGCATTAAAGGAAGCTAATGGATACATTCTTTTTGGAAAACCTATGGTGGTT cagTTTGCTCGATCTGCTAGACCAAAACAAGAttctaaagaaggaaaaagaaagtgttaA